Proteins from a single region of Amycolatopsis sp. CA-230715:
- a CDS encoding MFS transporter yields MKLRSSELTLRRNRTALLFALGIDNFGSGLFLPLPVVYATRIAGLPIGEAGAIITIGTTAGLVIPPIAGRFVDRFGPRAVVICAQFVQAAAAMAYFAATGPLLVLLGAILLAAGQQAFYSSLFALIGDTAGPGPKDHTFALAGMVRSAAFGLGGLCVGALLAGAGPTGFRLAVAADSVTFLAAGAILLTRLRLPHLCHRSGHASLNVLRNRPYLALIVVGALLGLAVDFFLVGIPVYVLETLRGPSWLPGAMVALVTAVGCLAATLAVRATRRLPRTTAMAYGAALAVLWCLASAAAVWVPPESRPVFLLATTVLIAASNLMGARANALAEAAAPRPLRGRYLAAFQYAFTVAGVAAPGIVGLFSVASWLPWLIVGTCGALAGTALIPLSRYLPRHAVNGHTAPVTIRPATPADADAIGETHVLSWQAAYTGFLPKSFLDGLSVPELQAIWRARILDGNLVFVATHDEVVVGFAAAGPPLDTRTPPGTGELYAIYLHPAHWRHGIGTKLHDRAVDALRESRQDRAALWVLDGNEPARRFYEARGWHFDGAAKDESVGGSPPLPLVRYSRPL; encoded by the coding sequence GTGAAGCTCAGATCCTCGGAGCTCACCTTGCGCCGCAACCGGACGGCCTTGCTCTTCGCCTTGGGCATCGACAACTTCGGTTCCGGGCTTTTCCTGCCGCTGCCGGTCGTCTACGCCACCCGGATAGCCGGATTGCCGATCGGGGAAGCCGGCGCGATCATCACCATCGGTACCACCGCGGGTCTCGTGATTCCCCCGATCGCGGGAAGGTTCGTCGACCGTTTCGGCCCGAGGGCCGTCGTAATCTGCGCACAGTTTGTTCAGGCCGCCGCGGCGATGGCCTATTTCGCCGCCACCGGCCCGTTGCTCGTCCTGCTCGGCGCGATCCTGCTCGCCGCGGGGCAGCAAGCGTTCTACAGCTCGCTGTTCGCGTTGATCGGTGACACCGCGGGCCCCGGCCCCAAGGATCACACGTTCGCGCTCGCCGGCATGGTGCGGTCGGCGGCGTTCGGGCTCGGCGGGCTCTGCGTCGGCGCGCTCCTCGCCGGCGCGGGGCCGACCGGTTTCCGCCTCGCGGTCGCGGCCGACAGCGTCACCTTCCTCGCCGCCGGGGCGATCCTGCTCACGCGGCTGCGGTTGCCGCACCTCTGCCACCGCAGCGGGCACGCCTCGCTGAACGTGTTGCGGAACCGGCCGTATCTGGCACTGATCGTGGTCGGCGCGCTACTCGGGCTCGCGGTCGACTTCTTCCTCGTCGGCATCCCGGTGTACGTGCTGGAAACCCTGCGCGGGCCGTCCTGGCTGCCCGGCGCGATGGTGGCGCTGGTGACCGCCGTCGGCTGCCTCGCCGCGACGCTCGCGGTGCGCGCGACGCGCCGCCTTCCCCGCACCACGGCGATGGCCTACGGCGCCGCGCTCGCCGTTCTGTGGTGCCTCGCTTCCGCGGCCGCGGTGTGGGTGCCGCCCGAATCGCGGCCGGTTTTCTTGCTCGCCACGACGGTGCTGATCGCCGCGTCCAACCTCATGGGCGCCAGAGCGAACGCGCTCGCCGAAGCCGCCGCGCCACGCCCCTTGCGAGGCCGGTACCTCGCGGCGTTCCAATACGCGTTCACCGTCGCCGGGGTGGCCGCACCGGGCATCGTCGGCCTGTTTTCGGTCGCATCCTGGCTGCCGTGGCTGATCGTCGGCACGTGCGGCGCCCTCGCCGGAACGGCGCTCATCCCGCTTTCCCGTTACCTGCCACGGCACGCGGTCAACGGGCATACTGCGCCGGTGACCATCAGGCCAGCCACCCCGGCCGACGCCGACGCGATCGGGGAAACCCATGTCCTGTCCTGGCAAGCGGCCTACACGGGCTTCCTGCCCAAAAGCTTCCTCGACGGTCTCTCGGTGCCGGAACTGCAAGCGATCTGGCGCGCCAGAATCCTCGACGGGAACCTCGTTTTCGTCGCCACGCACGACGAAGTCGTGGTCGGGTTCGCCGCGGCGGGACCACCGCTGGACACCCGGACGCCACCGGGAACCGGTGAGCTGTACGCGATCTACCTGCACCCCGCGCACTGGCGCCACGGCATCGGCACGAAACTCCACGACCGCGCCGTCGACGCGCTCCGGGAATCCCGCCAGGACCGCGCCGCCCTGTGGGTACTCGACGGCAACGAGCCCGCGCGCCGGTTCTACGAAGCACGCGGCTGGCACTTCGACGGCGCCGCGAAAGACGAATCCGTCGGCGGCAGCCCGCCCCTGCCCCTGGTGCGCTACTCCCGCCCGCTCTAG
- a CDS encoding class II 3-deoxy-7-phosphoheptulonate synthase yields MNWTVDVPVDTLPELPPLPPELRDRLDAALAKPAAQQPPWPDDALTQRVRGVLESVPPITVPAEIDRLSERLAMVARGEAFLLQGGDCAETFESNTEPHIRANLRTLLQMAVVLTYGASLPVVKVGRIAGQYAKPRSAATDALGLPVYRGDIVNSLVAKPELRVPDPGRMIRAYANAGAAMNLVRALTGAGMADLAQVHDWNKDFVRTSPAGERYEALAAEIDRGLRFMSACGVTDTSLHSTEIFASHEALLLDYERALLRLDSRDNENPKLYNLSSHFLWIGERTRQLDGAHIAFAELLSNPIGLKIGPTTTPDQAVEYVERLDPRGEPGRLTLISRMGNGKVRDVLPAIVEKVEASGHRVIWQCDPMHGNTHESSTGYKTRHFDRIVDEVQGFFEVHRQLGSYPGGIHIELTGEDVTECLGGAQDISDLDLSGRYETACDPRLNTQQSLELAFLVAEMLRG; encoded by the coding sequence GTGAACTGGACCGTGGACGTCCCCGTCGACACCCTGCCCGAACTGCCGCCGCTGCCGCCGGAGCTGCGGGACCGGCTCGATGCCGCGCTGGCGAAGCCCGCGGCCCAGCAACCGCCGTGGCCGGACGACGCGCTGACCCAGCGCGTGCGCGGTGTGCTCGAAAGCGTGCCGCCGATCACGGTGCCCGCCGAGATCGACCGCCTCAGCGAACGCCTCGCCATGGTCGCCCGTGGTGAGGCGTTCCTCTTGCAGGGCGGTGACTGCGCGGAGACCTTCGAATCCAACACCGAGCCGCACATCAGGGCGAACCTGCGCACCCTGCTGCAGATGGCCGTGGTGCTCACCTACGGCGCGAGCCTGCCGGTGGTGAAGGTCGGCCGGATCGCGGGCCAGTACGCCAAGCCGCGGTCCGCCGCGACGGACGCGCTCGGTCTTCCGGTGTACCGCGGCGACATCGTCAACTCGCTCGTCGCCAAGCCGGAGCTACGGGTACCGGATCCCGGCCGGATGATCCGCGCCTACGCGAACGCGGGCGCCGCGATGAACCTGGTGCGCGCGCTGACCGGGGCCGGGATGGCGGATCTGGCGCAGGTGCACGACTGGAACAAGGACTTCGTGCGCACCTCGCCCGCGGGCGAGCGGTACGAGGCCCTCGCCGCCGAGATCGACCGCGGCCTGCGGTTCATGTCGGCGTGCGGGGTCACCGACACCTCGTTGCACTCCACCGAGATCTTCGCGAGCCACGAGGCGCTGCTGCTCGACTACGAGCGCGCGCTGCTCAGGCTGGACAGCCGCGACAACGAGAACCCCAAGCTGTACAACCTCTCGTCGCACTTCCTGTGGATCGGGGAGCGGACGCGGCAGCTCGACGGCGCGCACATCGCCTTCGCCGAGTTGCTGTCCAACCCGATCGGCCTCAAGATCGGACCCACCACGACCCCGGACCAGGCCGTGGAATACGTCGAGCGCCTGGACCCGCGCGGCGAGCCGGGCAGGCTCACGCTGATCTCCAGGATGGGCAACGGGAAGGTGCGCGACGTGCTGCCCGCGATCGTGGAGAAGGTCGAGGCGTCCGGGCACCGGGTGATCTGGCAGTGCGACCCGATGCACGGCAACACGCACGAATCCTCCACCGGGTACAAGACACGGCACTTCGACCGGATCGTCGACGAGGTGCAGGGCTTCTTCGAGGTGCACCGCCAGCTCGGCAGCTACCCCGGCGGGATCCACATCGAACTCACCGGCGAGGACGTCACCGAATGCCTCGGTGGCGCGCAGGACATCTCGGACCTCGACCTGTCCGGCCGGTACGAGACGGCGTGCGATCCCCGCCTGAACACCCAGCAGTCGCTGGAGTTGGCCTTCCTGGTAGCCGAAATGTTGCGCGGCTAG